The following are encoded in a window of Bacillus sp. SORGH_AS_0510 genomic DNA:
- a CDS encoding cytochrome C gives MNKALISFAISALLGFGLGYLVFGVIMGDSEQPAQTAQTETKATTTTKEEAKDTTSASVSDDNILNKKGCLGCHSVEALNLKGGAVGPDLSQAFVNVEGKHGKPIEEFLKQPTSAVMSGVIGKSPLTDDERKQVLDLLKQASEAK, from the coding sequence ATGAATAAAGCACTTATTAGCTTTGCCATTAGTGCATTGCTTGGCTTTGGTCTTGGTTACCTTGTTTTCGGCGTCATTATGGGAGACTCTGAGCAACCAGCACAAACCGCCCAAACCGAAACAAAAGCGACAACAACCACCAAGGAAGAGGCGAAAGATACAACAAGTGCCTCTGTCAGCGATGACAATATCCTTAATAAAAAAGGATGTCTGGGCTGCCACAGTGTTGAGGCTCTTAACTTAAAAGGTGGTGCAGTCGGTCCAGACCTTTCACAGGCCTTTGTTAACGTGGAAGGCAAGCACGGCAAGCCCATTGAAGAATTCCTGAAACAGCCTACATCTGCTGTGATGTCAGGAGTCATTGGCAAAAGTCCATTAACAGATGACGAACGAAAGCAGGTTTTAGATCTTCTTAAACAAGCATCTGAAGCCAAATAA
- the nosD gene encoding nitrous oxide reductase family maturation protein NosD yields MKLENKTYEGNIVITKRLTIIGSKNTVIKGDGTGNVIAIKAPHVKLSHLTVTHGSMNRNSSEEYAAIKVYTDNNIVEHIRIRHSFHGIYLSQAHHNQVRYNDIKGLGKGEIAAQGNGLHVYYANNNLLEKNTIEGTRDGMFFEYANNNQSYGNNISHTRYGLHYMYSDENIFIKNIFTMNTGGAAIMNSNHLKLEDNQFIVNYGNQSFGLLLLQANDNYIAHNTFYMNQRGLYIDQATRNTIKANKVIQNQIGIELWASSNDQTFTLNRISENTIPVVTLGGTGENNTWSKAGKGNDWGSSFPLTDLNQNGIGDFDVTYHSSLHQLLEDQELTHLFLKSPAIKIYEKIHATLTDDEVMFTDPHPLAAAKGSQSPVLFAALGLLVVLILLKGRHLLCITFGRNGRKI; encoded by the coding sequence TTGAAGCTTGAAAATAAAACCTATGAAGGCAATATCGTCATTACCAAGCGATTAACCATCATTGGATCTAAAAACACCGTGATAAAAGGAGACGGTACGGGGAACGTGATAGCCATTAAGGCCCCTCACGTTAAGTTAAGCCATTTAACCGTGACCCATGGAAGTATGAACCGCAACTCTTCCGAAGAATATGCGGCCATCAAGGTTTACACGGACAACAATATCGTGGAGCACATCCGCATCCGCCATTCTTTTCACGGGATTTATCTGAGCCAGGCTCATCACAACCAAGTGCGCTATAACGATATTAAAGGGTTGGGCAAAGGAGAAATCGCCGCGCAAGGAAATGGTCTTCACGTCTATTATGCAAATAATAATCTCTTAGAAAAAAACACAATCGAGGGCACCCGCGATGGGATGTTCTTCGAATATGCCAACAACAATCAAAGCTATGGAAATAACATTAGCCACACACGGTACGGCCTGCATTATATGTATTCCGATGAAAATATCTTCATAAAGAATATTTTCACGATGAATACAGGCGGTGCGGCCATTATGAACTCGAACCATCTGAAACTCGAAGATAATCAATTTATTGTTAACTATGGAAACCAATCGTTTGGCTTATTACTCTTACAAGCCAACGATAATTATATAGCCCATAATACGTTTTATATGAACCAGCGCGGCTTATATATTGATCAGGCCACAAGAAACACCATTAAAGCGAACAAAGTGATTCAAAACCAAATCGGCATTGAGCTTTGGGCCAGCTCCAATGATCAAACGTTCACCTTAAACCGGATCTCGGAAAATACCATTCCCGTTGTCACCCTTGGCGGCACGGGAGAAAACAACACATGGAGCAAGGCTGGAAAAGGCAATGACTGGGGAAGCTCCTTTCCGCTCACAGATTTAAATCAGAACGGGATTGGCGACTTTGACGTTACCTATCATTCTTCACTTCATCAGCTGTTAGAAGACCAGGAATTAACCCACCTATTTTTAAAGAGTCCAGCCATTAAAATCTATGAAAAAATCCATGCCACCCTGACAGACGATGAAGTGATGTTTACTGATCCACATCCGTTAGCTGCTGCAAAAGGCAGTCAATCACCTGTTCTATTCGCTGCTTTAGGACTGTTGGTGGTCTTAATTTTATTAAAAGGGAGACATCTACTATGCATTACATTTGGAAGGAATGGAAGGAAAATATAA
- a CDS encoding YojF family protein: protein MELVDLSRVQEAINGFANQDVYIHLETTNGAYASHKDASFFSAGAYIRNALVRYELGKITGPGPYRVGLKINLGWIYAEGITHFEIDEENHLLLAGHDHEGKLAVALEISHTPFE, encoded by the coding sequence ATGGAGTTAGTGGATTTAAGCCGTGTCCAAGAGGCCATTAATGGCTTTGCCAATCAAGATGTTTATATTCACCTTGAAACAACCAACGGTGCTTACGCATCTCATAAGGATGCATCTTTCTTTTCCGCTGGTGCCTATATTCGTAATGCCCTAGTCCGTTATGAATTAGGGAAGATTACAGGACCTGGCCCGTATCGCGTCGGTCTCAAAATTAACCTCGGTTGGATTTACGCCGAAGGTATTACTCATTTTGAAATTGATGAAGAAAACCATCTATTATTAGCCGGCCATGACCACGAAGGCAAGCTTGCGGTTGCCCTTGAGATCAGTCATACTCCGTTCGAGTAA
- the bshB2 gene encoding bacillithiol biosynthesis deacetylase BshB2 → MKKERHVLVVFPHPDDEAFGVSGTIATHVQNGTPVTYACLTLGEMGRNMGNPPFTNRENLPKIRKQELQEAARVLGIQDLRMLGYRDKTIEFEDEAKLTDRMAALIDELNPSLIITFYPGYSVHPDHDATGAAVVRAVEKMPAAARPTLHCVAFSNNCVEELGEADVVNNIAPVGQTKLAAIQAHRSQTEQMFIGMEEKLKNQDPQIMMWINNERFWTYKFAN, encoded by the coding sequence ATGAAAAAAGAACGCCATGTCTTAGTCGTTTTTCCTCACCCAGATGATGAAGCATTCGGTGTATCAGGTACGATTGCGACACATGTCCAAAATGGAACCCCTGTCACCTATGCTTGCTTAACATTAGGGGAAATGGGGAGAAACATGGGAAATCCTCCTTTTACCAATCGGGAAAATCTCCCTAAAATAAGAAAGCAGGAATTGCAGGAGGCAGCCCGTGTATTGGGTATTCAAGACCTTCGCATGCTAGGTTACCGTGATAAAACAATTGAATTTGAAGATGAAGCGAAGTTAACGGACAGGATGGCAGCCTTAATTGACGAACTGAATCCATCCTTAATTATCACGTTTTATCCAGGCTATTCCGTTCATCCAGACCACGATGCGACCGGTGCGGCGGTCGTTAGAGCGGTGGAGAAGATGCCTGCGGCTGCAAGGCCGACCCTGCATTGTGTGGCCTTCTCGAATAATTGTGTCGAAGAGCTTGGGGAAGCGGATGTAGTCAACAACATCGCCCCTGTAGGCCAAACAAAGCTCGCAGCCATCCAAGCGCACCGTTCACAAACCGAGCAGATGTTTATCGGCATGGAAGAGAAGCTGAAAAACCAAGACCCACAAATCATGATGTGGATCAACAACGAACGTTTTTGGACCTATAAATTTGCAAACTAG
- the pdxK gene encoding pyridoxine/pyridoxal/pyridoxamine kinase translates to MTIKKVMTIAGSDTSGGAGIQADLKTFQELGVYGMTALTTIVTMDPKDWHHSVFPIAVDTLETQIETVLSVGIDAMKTGMLGTVEIIELAARKIDENKLEKVVIDPVMVCKGEDEVLHPETTDAMRELLLPRALVVTPNLFEAGQLAGTKTPRTVEEMKEAAVKIHEQGAKFVLIKGGSKLTSEDKAVDLLYDGKEFKLYESEKFETTYTHGAGCTYSSAITAELAKGKSVYDAVDVAKEFITAAIQQGFRLNQFVGPTWHGAYRGGAVTEYCEDCE, encoded by the coding sequence ATGACAATTAAAAAAGTAATGACGATTGCTGGTTCTGATACGAGCGGCGGCGCAGGCATTCAAGCGGACTTAAAAACATTCCAAGAGCTTGGGGTTTACGGGATGACGGCGTTAACAACGATTGTAACCATGGATCCAAAAGACTGGCACCACAGTGTGTTTCCTATTGCAGTGGACACACTGGAAACTCAAATAGAGACTGTTCTTTCCGTTGGCATCGATGCGATGAAAACTGGGATGCTTGGTACTGTTGAAATTATTGAATTAGCAGCAAGAAAAATTGATGAGAACAAGCTGGAAAAAGTAGTTATCGATCCAGTTATGGTTTGTAAGGGTGAAGATGAGGTATTACATCCGGAGACAACTGACGCAATGCGCGAGCTGCTTTTACCACGTGCATTAGTGGTTACTCCAAACCTTTTTGAAGCTGGACAGTTGGCTGGAACGAAAACACCACGTACAGTGGAAGAAATGAAGGAAGCCGCTGTAAAAATCCATGAACAAGGCGCTAAATTCGTTCTTATTAAAGGCGGCAGCAAGCTTACTTCAGAGGATAAAGCTGTTGACCTTCTGTATGATGGAAAGGAATTTAAGCTATACGAATCCGAAAAATTCGAAACAACGTATACGCACGGCGCTGGCTGTACGTATTCATCAGCTATCACAGCGGAACTGGCGAAAGGGAAATCTGTATATGATGCAGTGGATGTGGCGAAGGAATTTATTACTGCTGCCATCCAACAAGGCTTCCGCTTAAATCAATTCGTCGGACCTACATGGCACGGAGCCTACCGTGGCGGCGCTGTTACCGAGTACTGTGAGGATTGTGAATAA
- a CDS encoding Crp/Fnr family transcriptional regulator has translation MKQSECVKDPHLSVYQEGKHSEFLRKIIIFKDLSSKSLQVIEKRIQSFSLKKGTRIISEDDVARGVYFVRTGAVKLTKQDENGNDIIVCVKQTGDVFAEASLFTKKTAKYPATATLLQDGEILFLDKLELEKDLYNDPELAMQMIRYMSDGLREMTAQLRDVALLDVYAKTVKTLERLGEKFNTGRARWDIEIPLTVQEFATLVGTTRESVSRVFSKLKKEGLIDLKSRKIIILDWCSLCTLLHKEY, from the coding sequence ATGAAGCAGTCCGAGTGTGTAAAGGATCCACATCTATCGGTTTATCAAGAGGGAAAACATAGTGAGTTTTTGCGGAAAATTATTATCTTTAAGGATTTATCGTCAAAATCCCTCCAGGTTATTGAAAAACGGATTCAGTCCTTTTCTTTAAAAAAAGGAACCAGGATTATTTCAGAGGATGACGTCGCGAGAGGAGTTTATTTTGTCCGTACGGGAGCGGTGAAGCTGACCAAACAGGATGAGAATGGCAATGATATCATCGTTTGTGTGAAGCAAACCGGGGATGTGTTTGCTGAGGCTAGTTTATTTACGAAAAAAACAGCGAAGTACCCTGCAACGGCCACGTTGCTCCAGGATGGGGAGATCCTATTTTTAGATAAGCTGGAGCTGGAAAAGGATTTATACAATGATCCTGAGCTTGCGATGCAAATGATTCGCTATATGAGTGATGGCCTACGAGAAATGACGGCACAGTTAAGGGATGTTGCTTTGCTGGATGTGTATGCGAAAACGGTGAAGACTCTTGAACGGTTGGGGGAGAAGTTTAATACAGGGAGAGCGAGATGGGATATTGAAATTCCTTTGACGGTACAGGAATTTGCAACGCTGGTCGGCACCACCCGCGAAAGCGTCAGCCGTGTGTTTTCGAAGCTGAAGAAAGAGGGATTGATTGATTTGAAGTCCCGAAAAATCATAATTCTGGACTGGTGCAGCCTTTGTACGCTGCTGCATAAGGAGTATTAG
- the nosZ gene encoding Sec-dependent nitrous-oxide reductase: protein MKKWIPIASGLLAGFVAATISFADFSAKTNTEAASTNKSDAEKVYVPFGKKDDYYLFASGGHSGQMFIYGVPSMRHIRTIPVFSPDSATGYGFDEHSKKLMGDYTWGDLHHPAFSETKGDYDGKFMFATDVGNSRAAAMDLKTFTVKDIIKVPNTSGPHCAAFVTENTEYMFLPTRFAVPLGQKYESLDDYSTKYRGVMSAVTFDQNKEKLNIAYQVALPPWSYDLSDAGKKGSADWAVMTTYNTEEATTNLEINASQADRDYIILFNWKELEKMVKEGKYEDVGGQKMIFPEKQKGGIYLVPVAKSPHGVDVTPDGKYFIASGKLAPSMTVFSFEKAFKAVENKSFAGERNGIPILKYESVMEREVNPENALGPLHTQFDDKGMAYTTMFISSEIVKWDPKTGKTLDRVPVQYSPGHSVAAEGDTVAPDGKWLVALNKIAKDSYLSVGPSHPESMQLIDISGKMKVIQSAPVNPEPHYAQMIKADKIKTINVYPKDAKNKDAVYKKADAKIVRNGNEVHVYGIAMRSKFIFDAKAKRPDVIEVNEGDHVFIHLTNIDFDEDITHGFAINSYNLNMEVQPGQTNTMEFVANKAGTYPLYCTNFCSALHQEMTGYFLVKPKK, encoded by the coding sequence ATGAAAAAATGGATTCCGATTGCATCGGGACTTCTCGCAGGGTTTGTCGCCGCAACTATTTCTTTTGCCGATTTTTCAGCAAAAACAAATACGGAAGCCGCTTCGACCAATAAGAGCGACGCAGAAAAGGTTTATGTTCCATTCGGGAAAAAAGATGATTATTACTTATTTGCATCTGGCGGTCACTCTGGACAAATGTTTATTTACGGCGTTCCATCCATGCGCCATATCAGAACCATTCCTGTATTCTCGCCAGATTCTGCAACAGGTTACGGCTTTGATGAGCACTCCAAAAAATTGATGGGTGACTACACATGGGGAGACCTTCATCACCCAGCCTTCTCTGAAACAAAAGGAGACTATGACGGGAAGTTCATGTTCGCGACAGATGTCGGTAATAGCCGCGCGGCCGCCATGGACTTAAAAACATTTACCGTCAAAGACATTATTAAAGTTCCAAATACAAGCGGACCACACTGTGCGGCCTTCGTTACTGAAAATACAGAGTACATGTTCCTGCCTACACGCTTCGCCGTACCGCTTGGCCAAAAATATGAATCGTTGGATGACTACAGCACGAAATACCGCGGCGTCATGTCAGCCGTCACTTTTGACCAAAACAAAGAAAAGCTGAACATTGCCTACCAGGTGGCCCTGCCGCCATGGTCCTATGACCTTTCAGATGCGGGTAAAAAGGGATCCGCTGATTGGGCCGTTATGACGACTTACAACACAGAAGAAGCGACGACGAACCTTGAAATCAACGCCTCACAGGCTGACCGCGACTACATCATTCTTTTTAACTGGAAAGAGCTTGAGAAAATGGTCAAGGAAGGCAAGTACGAGGATGTTGGCGGTCAAAAAATGATTTTCCCTGAAAAACAAAAAGGCGGTATTTATCTAGTCCCTGTTGCCAAATCTCCACATGGTGTAGACGTCACACCTGATGGTAAGTACTTTATTGCCTCTGGAAAACTGGCTCCTTCCATGACTGTTTTTTCATTCGAAAAGGCCTTTAAAGCAGTGGAAAATAAATCATTTGCCGGCGAACGCAATGGCATTCCTATCTTAAAATATGAGTCTGTCATGGAACGAGAAGTGAACCCAGAGAACGCGCTTGGACCACTTCACACTCAATTTGATGATAAAGGTATGGCCTATACAACGATGTTCATTTCTTCTGAAATTGTGAAATGGGATCCGAAGACAGGTAAAACATTAGACCGTGTTCCTGTTCAGTATTCTCCAGGACATTCTGTTGCAGCAGAGGGTGACACCGTCGCACCTGACGGTAAATGGCTCGTGGCTCTTAATAAAATCGCAAAAGACAGTTACTTATCTGTCGGACCTTCACACCCTGAATCCATGCAGTTAATTGATATCAGCGGCAAGATGAAGGTCATTCAATCAGCACCAGTGAACCCTGAACCACACTATGCGCAAATGATTAAGGCAGACAAGATTAAAACCATAAATGTGTATCCAAAGGATGCAAAGAATAAAGACGCGGTGTACAAAAAAGCTGATGCAAAAATAGTCCGCAACGGCAATGAAGTCCATGTGTATGGCATCGCGATGCGCTCTAAATTCATCTTTGATGCAAAGGCCAAGCGTCCTGATGTGATTGAAGTAAATGAAGGCGATCACGTATTCATCCATCTCACCAATATTGACTTCGATGAGGACATTACGCACGGTTTTGCCATCAACAGCTATAACTTAAACATGGAAGTCCAGCCAGGTCAGACCAATACAATGGAATTTGTCGCGAACAAAGCTGGAACTTACCCACTTTATTGCACAAACTTCTGCTCAGCTTTACATCAGGAAATGACCGGTTACTTCCTTGTAAAACCTAAAAAGTAA